Proteins co-encoded in one Chroicocephalus ridibundus chromosome 6, bChrRid1.1, whole genome shotgun sequence genomic window:
- the LOC134517874 gene encoding galactose-3-O-sulfotransferase 2-like: MGTFASHLSKPICLLLKKLNAIYRCQPGRLWVFFSLLVLLLVTLQVVEKLQPPRNCRCELERALQQTMDHGQKRLDYVLQTPDLLWEDNSPHWQRKATPDPTSTERVRDVFQMHLYFSQETPLESSPGSQEQHWTWQPVESSKKVKAHPSFTRLKSQLPGLRKATGEGPSAGLPGRISAVLANADAVTSKFLIFANRMTAEDHRRTSPPGMRQVVVQSQSQPQAMGSLHHQWGNLLEHSLPNSAQPPQAEDFYKTDMERGFFPSWTEVSKVTPGEGQQARGASSQGETCKPKTDIVFLKVHKSASSTVMNILFRFGEMHNLTFAFPIGGGNQLFYPRHFLARFVEGFSPSSPRRFNILCHHMRFLQPEVHKVVPSSAFYFSILRNPVKLMESSFAYYKGASAFSRVRSLEEFLRQPYHYYNPTDGDRHYARNLMTFDFGFNPDGEVSAERVKLMLKAIEASFDLLLISEYFDESMVLLKEMLCWDLDSVVSFPLNIRDSSTKSPLSDTVVEKIKEWNRLDWEIYTHFNRTFWERIDRDIGRERMQREVKALRERQGELARTCLQGMGSVAPKHIKDSSLKPLQHGSARILGYNLKQGLDKETERMCRRLVTPELQYSSALYKKQFAQNLPETQQPPQQGNAPQHRPEGTQN; the protein is encoded by the exons ATGGGCACGTTTGCCAGCCACCTGTCCAAGCCCATCTGTCTGCTCCTCAA GAAGTTGAATGCAATATACAGGTGCCAGCCAGGTCGGCTCTGGGTCTTCTTCAGTCTCCTCGTCCTCCTCTTGGTCACGCTTCAAGTCGTGGAgaagctgcagcctcccag AAACTGCCGGTGCGAGCTGGAGCGTGCCCTGCAGCAGACCATGGACCATGGCCAGAAGAGGCTTGACTACGTCCTCCAGACCCCCGACCTGCTGTGGGAGGACAATTCCCCGCACTGGCAGAGGAAAGCCACGCCAGACCCGACTTCGACTGAAAGAGTGCGGGACGTTTTTCAGATGCATCTGTACTTCAGCCAGGAGACCCCGCTGGAAAgcagcccaggcagccaagaACAGCACTGGACGTGGCAGCCCGTGGAGAGCAGCAAGAAGGTGAAAGCCCATCCTTCATTCACGAGGCTGAAATCCCAGCTTCCTGGCCTGCGAAAAGCAACCGGAGAGGGTCCTTCTGCAGGTCTTCCTGGGAGGATCTCTGCAGTTTTGGCAAATGCTGATGCTGTCACCAGCAAGTTCCTAATCTTTGCAAACCGGATGACTGCAGAGGACCACAGGAGAACATCACCACCAGGAATGAGGCAGGTGGTGGTACAGAGCCAGTCTCAGCCTCAAGCCATGGGTTCCCTCCACCATCAGTGGGGCAACTTGCTTGAACACTCCTTGCCAAATTCAGCTCAACCTCCACAAGCAGAGGACTtttacaagacagacatggagaGAGGATTTTTCCCAAGCTGGACAGAAGTCTCTAAGGTGACTCCTGGAGAAGGCCAGCAGGCTAGAGGGGCCTCCTCTCAAGGGGAGACATGCAAACCCAAGACTGACATTGTTTTCCTCAAAGTCCACAAGAGTGCCAGCAGCACTGTCATGAACATCCTCTTCCGCTTCGGCGAGATGCACAACCTCACCTTCGCCTTCCCCATCGGGGGTGGCAACCAGCTCTTCTACCCACGCCACTTCTTGGCGAGGTTTGTAGAGGGCTTTTCCCCCAGCAGCCCTCGGCGGTTCAACATCCTCTGCCACCACATGCGATTCCTGCAGCCGGAG GTGCATAAAGTGGTGCCCAGCTCAGCATTCTATTTCTCCATCCTGAGGAACCCCGTGAAGCTCATGGAGTCCTCCTTCGCATACTACAAGGGCGCTTCAGCTTTCTCCCGCGTCCGCAGCCTGGAGGAGTTCCTCCGCCAACCCTACCACTACTACAACCCCACAGACGGTGACAGGCACTACGCCAGGAACCTCATGACGTTCGACTTCGGCTTCAACCCCGACGGAGAGGTCTCAGCCGAGAGGGTGAAACTCATGCTGAAGGCCATCGAGGCGTCCTTCGACTTGCTCCTCATCTCCGAGTACTTCGATGAGTCCATGGTGCTGCTGAAGGAGATGCTCTGCTGGGACCTGGACAGCGTCGTCTCCTTCCCACTCAACATTAGGGACAGCAGCACCAAGTCCCCCCTCTCAGACACCGTTGTGGAGAAGATAAAGGAATGGAACAGGCTTGACTGGGAAATCTACACCCACTTCAACAGGACCTTCTGGGAAAGGATCGACCGAGACATTGGCAGGGAGCGCATGCAGCGGGAAGTAAAGGCGCTtcgggagaggcagggagagctggcGAGGACCTGCCTGCAAGGGATGGGCAGCGTGGCCCCCAAGCACATCAAGGACTCTTCCCTGAAGCCACTGCAGCACGGCAGCGCAAGGATCTTGGGCTATAACCTCAAGCAGGGCTTGGACAAGGAGACAGAGCGCATGTGCCGGCGGCTGGTGACCCCGGAGCTGCAGTACAGCAGCGCTCTTTACAAGAAGCAGTTTGCCCAAAACCTCCCCGAGACCCAGCAGCCCCCTCAGCAGGGCAATGCCCCGCAGCACAGGCCGGAGGGCACCCAAAACTGA